A region from the Stygiolobus caldivivus genome encodes:
- a CDS encoding AIR synthase family protein, whose product MRFGKISIETFLNEIPHESCVVCPGVGEDDAYIESQGKYLVIHSDPITEAGQDAGFLSVTVACNDVNMKGIPCKWVTTVLLLKSEDSLRPVLNGISEACRLLKCDVIGGHTEVTQGLNRDIVVTTAFSFSDRVLKVSDSQSGDYVLVFGTAGIEGSWILANEFEGELLRRGVSRKTINSAKGFKYLIPVQEKAIKVKDYVIAMHDATEGGIYQALLEVAKASGLTLKVDYEIPVAEETLEISRAMGVNPYQLISSGSFIAVARGEENIEKLKSLGGKVIGKLKGEGPKLVIKDKVYTEDFEEELVRVESGHYGRG is encoded by the coding sequence ATGCGTTTCGGAAAAATTTCAATTGAGACATTTTTAAACGAGATACCCCACGAAAGTTGTGTCGTTTGTCCCGGGGTAGGGGAAGACGATGCGTATATAGAGAGCCAAGGGAAATACTTAGTTATCCACTCCGACCCAATTACCGAAGCAGGGCAGGACGCTGGGTTCCTCTCGGTTACCGTTGCGTGTAACGACGTAAATATGAAAGGGATACCGTGTAAATGGGTCACTACCGTATTATTGCTGAAGAGCGAGGACTCGTTAAGACCCGTTTTAAACGGTATATCTGAAGCTTGTAGACTACTTAAGTGCGACGTCATAGGAGGGCATACAGAAGTAACGCAAGGCTTAAATAGGGATATCGTGGTTACCACAGCGTTTTCATTTTCAGACCGGGTACTGAAGGTCTCTGATTCACAGAGCGGTGATTACGTCTTAGTATTCGGTACTGCGGGGATAGAGGGCAGTTGGATCTTGGCTAACGAATTCGAGGGAGAACTACTAAGGAGGGGTGTTAGCCGAAAGACCATTAACAGTGCTAAAGGGTTTAAATACCTGATCCCGGTACAAGAAAAGGCAATAAAGGTAAAGGACTACGTAATAGCGATGCACGACGCCACTGAAGGGGGGATATACCAGGCTCTCTTAGAGGTGGCTAAAGCTTCAGGTCTAACATTAAAGGTCGATTACGAAATACCCGTAGCTGAAGAGACGTTAGAGATAAGTAGAGCAATGGGAGTTAACCCATACCAGCTTATTTCTTCCGGGTCATTTATAGCCGTAGCCAGAGGAGAAGAGAACATAGAGAAGCTTAAGAGTTTAGGTGGAAAAGTAATAGGTAAGTTAAAGGGCGAGGGACCTAAATTAGTAATCAAAGATAAGGTATATACTGAGGATTTTGAGGAAGAGTTGGTGAGGGTTGAAAGCGGTCATTATGGCAGGGGGTAA
- a CDS encoding NTP transferase domain-containing protein yields the protein MKAVIMAGGKGTRFTPLKPLVEVCGYPSYYHVMRTAKNFAEDIYLAVTVFSPLIYSDFPKVITSGKGYENDIYEAVKKVGIPVLVFPSDTPIIPLESVELLLKECKADICSLVNFGDYVGISLWRGYNTSNFQDIEYSGSKIFNINTYQDYVIVKYLCVEGV from the coding sequence TTGAAAGCGGTCATTATGGCAGGGGGTAAGGGAACTAGGTTCACACCCCTAAAGCCCTTGGTAGAAGTATGCGGTTATCCTTCTTACTACCACGTAATGAGGACTGCTAAAAACTTCGCTGAAGATATCTACTTGGCTGTTACAGTTTTTTCACCGTTAATTTATTCCGATTTTCCAAAAGTCATAACGTCCGGGAAAGGGTATGAGAACGACATCTACGAGGCAGTAAAAAAAGTGGGTATACCGGTCTTGGTCTTCCCTTCAGATACCCCTATAATCCCGCTAGAATCAGTAGAACTGTTGTTAAAGGAATGTAAGGCGGATATCTGCTCACTGGTTAATTTCGGTGATTACGTCGGTATAAGCTTATGGAGGGGGTATAATACTAGTAACTTTCAGGACATAGAATATTCGGGGTCTAAGATATTTAACATAAATACGTATCAGGATTACGTTATAGTGAAGTATTTATGCGTTGAGGGAGTATAA
- a CDS encoding DUF1614 domain-containing protein encodes MSDDKPPRVLVLYPVRGVMALVYTFFAFLMLIITLGYFAFLFKSIGINDVYSLALAFSFSFLSFVFSPVNLVLKEINREALLPEVDVIYVFGIPVYVPRLSYQARKTLVAINIGGAIIPVAISSILLFFTVKLSPLIPILVLVNTALVTLVSNRFSRVLPGVGVVMNPLIAPVTSSLISLLLFSHLAIFIPISAYISSVLGTLIGADLLNMKKIIDASPQIVSIGGMGTFDGIFLSGVFSIILGEFFLTLVH; translated from the coding sequence ATGAGCGATGATAAGCCCCCTAGGGTACTCGTCTTGTACCCCGTCAGAGGCGTCATGGCTTTAGTCTATACGTTTTTTGCTTTCTTAATGCTAATAATAACTTTAGGGTACTTTGCCTTTCTATTCAAGAGTATAGGGATAAATGACGTATACAGCCTTGCCTTAGCCTTCAGCTTTTCGTTCCTGAGTTTTGTTTTTAGCCCGGTGAACTTAGTCCTTAAAGAAATAAATAGGGAAGCACTACTACCTGAGGTAGACGTCATATACGTATTCGGTATTCCGGTCTATGTCCCTAGACTGTCTTATCAGGCAAGGAAGACGTTAGTCGCAATAAATATAGGAGGTGCGATAATCCCGGTGGCGATTTCCTCTATCCTTTTGTTCTTTACCGTAAAACTTTCGCCACTTATACCGATCCTCGTGTTAGTAAATACAGCGTTAGTAACCCTAGTGTCTAACCGTTTTTCGAGAGTACTACCCGGTGTAGGAGTAGTAATGAACCCGCTTATAGCCCCGGTTACATCGTCCCTGATTAGCTTGCTGTTGTTTTCACATCTAGCTATATTTATACCTATCTCAGCTTACATCAGTAGCGTATTAGGGACACTAATAGGGGCAGACCTATTAAACATGAAGAAAATAATAGACGCAAGCCCGCAAATAGTGAGTATTGGAGGAATGGGCACTTTTGACGGTATATTTTTATCAGGTGTTTTCTCTATAATATTAGGAGAATTCTTCTTAACGCTAGTACATTAG
- the prf1 gene encoding peptide chain release factor aRF-1: protein MNRQELKVLVRELKKWSAPATVLLSLYIPPGRPVPDVLNLLRQEGSIAQNIKLKRTRDAVTSAIQAAIDRLTQVNKIPDNGLVLFCGENFDTNEFKCFMFSPPEKVPIFFYRTDKSFHTEFLEDMIEESDVYGLVIVERDYATIGILKGARVQVLEEFEGFVPGKHMMGGQSQRRIDRIIEEMYANFLKEVGEKVNAFFLPFVENKKMKGILIGGPGYAKKDFYDGDYMDYRLKKLVLQPLFDVPDQGDAGLKELIMKAQDLLKNQKYVQVENLLEEIKYHLAKDDGLVIYGIQDIRKALQMGAVDSLVVYDEPGSELEKLAQEAENYGAKVYVIGDELPDGEWVKKTFGGAIGKLRYKVY from the coding sequence ATCAACAGGCAGGAGTTAAAGGTCTTAGTTAGAGAACTTAAAAAATGGAGCGCACCCGCGACCGTACTCTTATCGTTATATATACCTCCGGGTAGGCCTGTCCCCGATGTCTTAAACTTGTTAAGACAAGAGGGGTCAATAGCACAAAACATTAAACTAAAGAGGACGAGGGACGCCGTGACTTCAGCTATACAAGCGGCTATTGATAGGCTAACACAAGTTAATAAAATACCTGATAATGGCTTGGTACTATTTTGCGGGGAAAACTTTGATACTAATGAGTTTAAATGTTTCATGTTCTCTCCGCCAGAAAAAGTGCCAATATTCTTCTATAGGACGGACAAGTCATTTCATACAGAGTTCTTGGAAGACATGATAGAGGAGTCAGACGTATACGGACTGGTTATAGTAGAAAGGGATTATGCGACAATAGGCATCCTAAAGGGGGCTAGAGTCCAAGTCCTAGAGGAGTTTGAAGGCTTCGTACCCGGTAAACATATGATGGGGGGACAGTCCCAGCGAAGAATTGACAGGATTATAGAGGAAATGTATGCTAACTTTTTGAAAGAAGTAGGTGAGAAAGTAAATGCCTTCTTCCTACCCTTCGTGGAGAATAAGAAGATGAAAGGGATCCTAATAGGCGGGCCTGGGTATGCTAAGAAAGACTTTTATGATGGCGATTACATGGATTATAGGCTGAAGAAACTAGTCCTCCAACCCCTCTTCGACGTCCCAGACCAAGGAGACGCGGGCCTCAAAGAGCTAATAATGAAAGCCCAAGACCTTTTAAAGAACCAAAAATATGTCCAGGTAGAGAATTTATTAGAGGAGATAAAGTATCACTTAGCCAAAGACGACGGGTTAGTGATATACGGTATCCAAGATATCAGGAAGGCGTTACAGATGGGTGCGGTAGACTCCCTAGTAGTGTATGATGAGCCAGGCTCGGAACTGGAAAAGTTAGCTCAAGAAGCGGAAAACTACGGGGCAAAAGTATATGTTATAGGGGACGAACTACCGGACGGAGAATGGGTTAAAAAGACTTTCGGAGGAGCAATAGGGAAACTAAGGTATAAAGTGTATTAG
- a CDS encoding phosphoribosyltransferase, with translation MPKIPVKVVTWEEVVEWSTRLAEIIKEDNYQPDVIIAIARGGLVPARIVADVLGVMDVISIKVEHWVETASHTPQAKVKYVYKLDLSGKKTLIIDDITDTGDSVELAKKYVVDYFSPSVIKTATMQYIKPVAKVKPDYVASIVEDWTWFMYPWNYWEDEINLVKKLLNEGIKIDELEGKFEESYGVKPPIPLTKIVSEMKRRGLLV, from the coding sequence TTGCCAAAGATCCCCGTAAAGGTAGTAACGTGGGAGGAAGTAGTTGAATGGTCTACGAGGCTGGCTGAGATAATAAAAGAAGACAACTATCAGCCCGACGTTATTATAGCGATAGCTAGAGGCGGTCTGGTCCCGGCAAGGATAGTAGCTGATGTGCTAGGCGTAATGGACGTCATATCGATAAAGGTCGAACACTGGGTAGAAACGGCTTCCCACACTCCTCAAGCAAAAGTAAAGTACGTTTATAAGTTAGACCTAAGCGGGAAGAAGACGTTAATAATAGATGATATAACGGACACCGGGGACAGTGTAGAGTTGGCTAAAAAGTATGTCGTTGACTATTTCTCTCCTTCTGTTATAAAGACGGCAACGATGCAATACATAAAACCAGTGGCAAAAGTCAAGCCTGACTATGTAGCTTCTATAGTGGAGGACTGGACTTGGTTCATGTACCCATGGAACTACTGGGAGGACGAGATAAATTTAGTTAAAAAATTACTAAATGAAGGAATCAAAATAGACGAATTAGAGGGTAAATTTGAGGAGAGCTATGGGGTAAAGCCTCCAATTCCTCTTACTAAAATCGTGAGCGAAATGAAAAGGAGAGGGTTATTAGTCTAG
- a CDS encoding S-methyl-5'-thioadenosine phosphorylase produces the protein MIETKEKASVGIIGGSGIYDPKILINTKEIKVYTPYGQPSDNILLGELEGKKVAFLPRHGRGHKIPPHKINYRANIWALKELGVKWVISVSAVGSLRLDYKPGDFVVPDQFIDMTKGREYTFFDGPVVAHVSMADPFCNHLRKVVIESAKDLGITTHPSGTYICIEGPRFSTRAESKVWKEVYKADVIGMTLVPEVNLACEAQMCYATIAMVTDYDVFADIPVTAEEVTKVMADNTEKARKLLYEVIKRLPDRPNEGECSCCHSLKTALV, from the coding sequence ATGATTGAAACAAAAGAAAAGGCATCAGTGGGCATCATAGGGGGCTCAGGTATATACGACCCTAAAATCCTCATTAACACAAAGGAAATTAAGGTCTATACCCCTTATGGACAGCCAAGTGATAATATCCTTCTCGGAGAGCTGGAAGGTAAGAAAGTAGCGTTTTTACCAAGACACGGGAGAGGGCACAAAATCCCTCCCCATAAGATTAACTATAGGGCAAATATTTGGGCCCTTAAGGAACTGGGAGTTAAATGGGTAATATCAGTCTCTGCAGTAGGGAGTCTGAGGTTAGACTACAAGCCGGGCGACTTCGTAGTCCCGGATCAATTTATTGATATGACAAAGGGCAGGGAGTATACGTTTTTCGACGGGCCCGTAGTAGCACATGTATCTATGGCTGACCCGTTCTGTAATCATTTAAGGAAAGTGGTAATAGAGTCAGCTAAGGACTTAGGGATAACTACTCACCCCTCTGGTACATATATCTGCATAGAGGGGCCTAGGTTTTCTACTAGAGCAGAGAGTAAAGTCTGGAAGGAGGTTTACAAGGCTGACGTCATCGGGATGACCTTAGTCCCAGAAGTAAACCTAGCGTGTGAAGCACAAATGTGTTATGCTACGATCGCCATGGTAACCGACTATGATGTGTTTGCCGACATCCCGGTAACTGCAGAAGAAGTAACTAAAGTAATGGCTGATAACACTGAAAAGGCTAGAAAACTACTGTATGAGGTAATCAAGAGGTTACCGGATAGACCGAACGAAGGAGAGTGTAGCTGTTGTCATTCCCTAAAAACGGCTTTAGTCTGA
- the gdS-2 gene encoding hexaprenyl pyrophosphate synthase: protein MDFLTYWRQTKEIVDKLIEDYLSDIKDWELLEVSKYILKDGKRFRATLTMFFTEALGGEQSNSYKAALASEILHSSSLALDDIVDYDLTRRGVKAAWAVYSNRKVIFITNFLIPSALNIISSYGEKALKLSIDLWRDTAIGALKDIFGTPLDYMKTIEYKTASLFKLSSMLSAFAAKREDIVDVMLEIGKDLGIAYQLIDDYIDVYKYERGELKELVGSAKQLYDLKGGEYKEYIKIEYENAISNYISLLRKIDIRDEFRQAVITIPDFLTAGLLNEAGINKL, encoded by the coding sequence GTGGACTTTCTTACTTATTGGCGACAAACTAAGGAAATAGTTGATAAACTAATTGAAGATTACTTATCGGATATTAAGGACTGGGAGTTATTGGAAGTGAGTAAATACATACTTAAGGACGGCAAAAGGTTCAGGGCAACACTCACAATGTTTTTTACCGAAGCTTTAGGTGGTGAACAATCTAATTCATATAAGGCAGCTTTAGCATCTGAAATTCTTCACTCTTCTTCCTTAGCCCTAGATGATATAGTGGATTACGATTTGACTAGGAGAGGAGTAAAGGCAGCATGGGCTGTGTACAGTAACAGAAAAGTAATATTCATAACCAACTTCCTTATCCCATCGGCACTTAATATAATATCGAGCTACGGTGAAAAAGCTTTGAAACTCAGCATAGATCTATGGAGGGATACAGCTATAGGGGCTCTAAAGGATATTTTCGGTACCCCGTTAGATTATATGAAAACTATAGAATATAAGACCGCAAGTTTGTTTAAACTTTCTTCTATGTTGTCTGCATTTGCAGCTAAAAGAGAAGATATAGTGGACGTAATGTTGGAAATAGGGAAAGACTTGGGTATAGCTTACCAATTAATAGATGATTACATAGATGTTTACAAGTATGAAAGAGGTGAATTGAAAGAGTTAGTGGGGAGTGCAAAACAGTTATACGACCTAAAAGGGGGAGAATATAAGGAATATATTAAGATCGAGTACGAGAATGCTATATCCAATTACATATCATTGCTAAGAAAAATTGATATCAGAGATGAGTTTAGACAAGCTGTAATTACCATACCCGATTTCTTAACAGCGGGGTTACTCAATGAAGCGGGAATAAATAAACTATAA
- a CDS encoding RimK family alpha-L-glutamate ligase, with protein MGFISSTEQLVKRFDTLKTMENSGITLINRPDAMFVARDKFSSLVRLKNSGIPVPETAVVESPFEAMRLAETWKEVVIKPLMGSLGLGAVRVTDPDIAFRVAKSILSVNQPVYIQKYVRKPERDIRVFVVGDKVIGSIYRINKASWKTNVAQGALTQVTLPDKYLEEIAIKSTSVLGLDYAGLDVVEDLDGGYKVLEVNAAPLWKGFYQATNINPAKYIIQHLIQKLKK; from the coding sequence TTGGGGTTTATCTCGTCCACTGAACAGCTGGTTAAAAGGTTTGACACTTTGAAAACCATGGAGAACAGTGGGATAACACTGATTAATAGACCAGATGCTATGTTCGTTGCTAGAGATAAGTTTAGTAGCCTAGTTAGGCTTAAGAATTCCGGTATACCCGTCCCAGAGACGGCAGTAGTTGAGAGCCCATTTGAAGCAATGAGGTTAGCAGAGACGTGGAAAGAAGTCGTAATAAAGCCACTAATGGGGAGTCTGGGGCTAGGAGCAGTAAGAGTAACCGACCCAGATATCGCTTTTAGGGTCGCAAAGTCTATCCTATCAGTGAACCAGCCAGTGTATATCCAAAAATACGTTAGGAAACCTGAAAGGGATATTAGAGTATTTGTAGTAGGGGATAAGGTCATTGGGAGTATTTACAGGATTAACAAAGCCTCATGGAAAACTAACGTGGCACAAGGGGCGTTGACACAAGTCACACTGCCAGACAAGTACTTGGAAGAGATAGCTATTAAATCTACGTCAGTGCTTGGTCTCGACTACGCTGGTCTTGATGTAGTTGAGGACTTAGACGGTGGGTATAAAGTATTAGAAGTAAATGCAGCACCTCTTTGGAAAGGCTTCTACCAAGCTACAAACATTAACCCTGCAAAATATATTATTCAGCACTTGATCCAAAAGCTTAAGAAATGA
- a CDS encoding Lrp/AsnC family transcriptional regulator: MTYILDDIDKKIIKILQEDARTPFSKVAKMLNLSESTIHMRIKRLKENGVIKGFYVDIDPEAIGYNVVAFVLIKADPKKYESVLNRISQFNEVLEIYDVTGEYYAMLKVRVKSREELAKVLDQIGNMEGVTSTYTMFVLRTIKELRSVVLD; this comes from the coding sequence ATGACTTATATATTGGACGATATAGACAAAAAGATAATAAAAATCTTGCAAGAAGATGCTAGGACTCCCTTTTCAAAAGTAGCTAAAATGCTTAACCTAAGTGAATCAACAATCCATATGAGGATAAAACGTCTAAAGGAAAACGGTGTAATAAAAGGGTTTTATGTTGATATTGACCCCGAGGCAATAGGCTATAATGTAGTGGCATTTGTGTTAATTAAAGCAGACCCAAAAAAATATGAGTCAGTGTTAAACAGAATAAGCCAATTTAACGAAGTACTAGAGATATACGATGTGACGGGTGAGTATTACGCTATGTTAAAGGTTAGGGTAAAAAGTAGAGAAGAACTAGCTAAAGTATTGGACCAAATAGGGAATATGGAAGGAGTGACCTCGACTTACACTATGTTTGTCTTGAGGACTATAAAAGAGTTGAGGAGTGTAGTGTTAGACTGA
- a CDS encoding NAD(P)/FAD-dependent oxidoreductase — protein MEVAIVGAGPAGLSLAWFLKGTKYNATVYEALDDVGKKPCAWGLMSGVESLLPISKESIISEIKGFKIYLNDKLIHDIRERKTLGYIINKPLFLRNIAEKVDVKFNSKVVRKRENGREEFYLSSGEKVNADKVVISNGHYELPREHTVPAIQYLTDYKIDPEVVEFYFYSDLLGYAWVFPDDKGAKIGIGGYADVNFLKEKLAKMVKGKVFMFHGARVSDNGVEEPRLYDRMYVGEALGTVYPLTGEGIRPSILSSKIYADSLLEGKDFVKEFKSSRLYFSIQAQAKIIDGVKKNVISIGLLSKLITKSDPDLVYRIAIGDFTMTDLIKLFGRSLL, from the coding sequence ATGGAAGTAGCCATAGTAGGGGCGGGTCCTGCGGGACTTTCATTAGCTTGGTTTTTAAAAGGGACTAAATACAATGCTACAGTATATGAGGCATTAGACGATGTAGGGAAGAAACCTTGCGCATGGGGGTTAATGAGCGGAGTAGAGTCTCTGTTACCTATATCAAAGGAAAGCATAATAAGTGAGATTAAGGGGTTCAAGATATACCTTAATGATAAATTAATCCATGACATAAGGGAGAGAAAGACTCTGGGTTATATAATTAATAAACCTCTATTCTTGCGAAATATAGCTGAAAAAGTTGATGTAAAGTTTAACAGTAAGGTAGTGAGGAAAAGAGAGAACGGAAGAGAAGAGTTCTATCTATCGTCAGGGGAGAAAGTTAACGCTGACAAAGTAGTTATCTCTAATGGTCATTACGAGCTCCCAAGAGAACACACAGTCCCAGCGATTCAATACTTAACCGATTATAAGATTGACCCTGAAGTAGTCGAGTTCTATTTTTACAGCGACTTGCTGGGTTACGCGTGGGTCTTCCCGGATGATAAAGGGGCTAAGATAGGGATAGGCGGGTATGCCGATGTTAATTTTCTGAAGGAGAAATTAGCTAAGATGGTTAAAGGAAAGGTGTTTATGTTCCACGGAGCGAGGGTATCAGATAACGGGGTAGAGGAACCTAGGTTATACGATAGGATGTATGTAGGAGAGGCATTAGGTACCGTATACCCCCTTACTGGGGAAGGTATAAGACCTTCGATCCTCAGCTCCAAGATCTACGCAGACTCATTGCTTGAAGGTAAGGACTTTGTAAAAGAGTTCAAGTCATCGAGGCTTTATTTCTCGATCCAGGCTCAAGCTAAAATTATTGATGGTGTAAAAAAGAACGTCATTAGTATAGGTCTACTCTCGAAACTCATAACTAAGAGCGACCCAGACCTAGTTTATAGGATAGCGATTGGTGATTTCACTATGACAGACCTAATTAAGCTCTTCGGGAGGTCACTTTTATGA
- a CDS encoding phosphoesterase, whose protein sequence is MKILVMGNIRFPEPHVESTLSSIIKKEEPETIVLDGDTTQCYWDYECPRVIDVLYVIRSIAPWAQIVYIQGDMDPHALKCIMAEPRYREEIIGTTMYIAEVSSVKYYILHGHQGDVDQLRRNVGAGPWDWIIIAQQKRLEVDKLARVIYVGGVTREYPPEARGYLVITDSSHFIRQIKS, encoded by the coding sequence GTGAAAATCTTAGTCATGGGAAACATAAGGTTTCCTGAACCTCATGTGGAAAGTACACTATCGTCAATAATTAAAAAAGAGGAACCAGAGACCATAGTCCTAGACGGTGATACGACACAGTGCTACTGGGACTACGAATGTCCGAGAGTAATAGATGTCTTGTACGTTATACGCAGTATCGCACCTTGGGCACAAATTGTCTATATACAAGGTGATATGGATCCCCATGCGCTCAAGTGCATAATGGCGGAGCCCAGATATAGGGAGGAAATAATAGGGACTACGATGTATATCGCGGAAGTATCTTCAGTAAAATATTATATCCTCCACGGGCATCAAGGTGACGTAGATCAACTCAGGAGGAATGTAGGGGCTGGCCCGTGGGACTGGATAATAATCGCTCAACAGAAAAGGTTAGAGGTCGACAAACTGGCTAGAGTAATATACGTCGGGGGAGTAACTAGAGAATATCCACCTGAGGCTAGGGGTTATTTAGTAATTACTGACTCATCGCATTTCATACGCCAAATTAAGAGCTAA
- a CDS encoding DUF5751 family protein, translated as MKTVIALVAMGNENLEKTFRKLFSDARSSGSKKVIINVISDQPFHKVVDHIREAMLDNIDIGYELFLWKKDETEKVLEKTAEMQVEGVLLYCDTENRNIIEKIFSQLPNKIRANLLKDNCRNPSQ; from the coding sequence ATGAAAACAGTAATAGCTTTAGTCGCAATGGGAAATGAAAATTTAGAGAAGACTTTCAGGAAGCTTTTCTCAGATGCAAGAAGTAGCGGGAGTAAAAAGGTAATAATAAACGTAATATCAGACCAGCCTTTCCACAAAGTAGTAGACCACATAAGAGAAGCAATGTTAGACAATATTGACATAGGTTATGAACTATTCCTATGGAAAAAAGACGAAACAGAGAAGGTCTTAGAAAAAACAGCCGAAATGCAGGTGGAAGGGGTTCTTCTCTACTGTGATACTGAAAATAGAAATATAATAGAGAAAATTTTCTCTCAATTACCTAATAAAATAAGGGCTAATTTACTTAAAGATAATTGTAGAAATCCGAGCCAGTAG
- a CDS encoding digeranylgeranylglycerophospholipid reductase: protein MKELKYDVLIIGGGFAGASTAFHLAGRGLKVLLIDSKPWNRIGDKPCGDAVSKAHFDRLGMPYPKGEELENKISGIKLYSPDMETVWTVNGEGFELNAPAYNQRILREAESKGVEIWDQTTAVKPILDHDQVVGAVLNNRRTNEEVTVYTKVVVEATGYSRSFRSKLPPVLPVAEDLDERDTDIAYREVLLTRDDIEDSDYLRIYVTQKASPGGYWWYFPKGKNKVNVGLGIQGGMNYGSIHEYYKKYLDAYAPDVDKSKLLVKGGALVPTRRPLYSMVWNGIIVVGDSAYTVNPVHGGGKGSAMISGYCAAKAILSAYETGDFSTNGLWNMNICYINEYGAKQASLDIFRRFLQKLSDEDIDYGMKKKVIKEEDLLEASEKGDLHLSAAEKAMRVISGLGRPSLLFKLKTVAEYMKRIKQLYQNYPQSPSMLKQWKESVDRTILEFNNAISN, encoded by the coding sequence TTGAAGGAATTAAAATATGACGTACTAATTATCGGTGGAGGTTTCGCTGGTGCAAGCACAGCTTTCCACCTAGCAGGTCGCGGGTTAAAAGTCCTCTTGATAGATAGTAAACCATGGAATAGGATAGGGGATAAGCCCTGCGGAGATGCAGTTAGTAAAGCACATTTTGACAGACTCGGGATGCCATACCCTAAAGGTGAGGAGTTAGAAAATAAGATAAGCGGTATTAAGCTGTACAGCCCCGACATGGAGACCGTATGGACAGTGAACGGAGAAGGGTTTGAGTTAAATGCACCTGCTTATAACCAAAGGATTTTGAGGGAAGCCGAGTCAAAAGGGGTCGAAATATGGGACCAGACTACTGCAGTAAAGCCTATTCTTGATCATGACCAAGTAGTCGGAGCTGTACTGAACAATAGGAGGACTAACGAGGAAGTGACGGTTTACACTAAGGTAGTAGTGGAGGCTACTGGCTACTCAAGAAGTTTCAGGAGTAAACTACCTCCGGTTCTACCCGTAGCTGAGGACTTAGATGAGAGGGATACAGATATAGCTTACAGAGAAGTACTCTTAACTAGAGACGATATAGAGGACAGCGACTATCTGAGGATCTACGTTACACAGAAAGCCTCTCCGGGCGGGTATTGGTGGTATTTCCCTAAGGGCAAAAACAAAGTTAACGTCGGGTTAGGAATACAAGGGGGGATGAACTATGGGAGTATTCACGAATATTACAAGAAGTACCTTGACGCTTATGCACCAGATGTAGATAAGAGTAAACTCCTAGTTAAAGGAGGAGCTTTAGTACCCACAAGACGCCCACTTTATTCTATGGTCTGGAACGGGATTATAGTGGTAGGTGACTCAGCTTATACGGTTAACCCTGTTCACGGCGGAGGAAAGGGGTCTGCAATGATATCTGGTTACTGTGCGGCTAAGGCTATTCTCTCAGCATATGAAACCGGGGATTTCTCTACTAACGGGCTATGGAATATGAACATTTGTTATATAAACGAATACGGGGCTAAACAAGCGAGCCTAGATATCTTCAGGAGATTCCTTCAAAAATTAAGTGATGAGGATATAGATTACGGAATGAAGAAAAAAGTAATAAAAGAAGAAGACCTATTAGAAGCTAGTGAAAAAGGCGACTTACATTTATCCGCAGCTGAAAAAGCTATGAGAGTCATATCAGGTTTAGGTAGACCTTCTTTATTATTCAAGCTGAAAACTGTGGCCGAATATATGAAAAGGATCAAGCAACTATACCAAAATTACCCTCAATCTCCCTCAATGTTAAAGCAGTGGAAAGAAAGCGTGGACAGGACAATACTAGAATTTAATAACGCCATCAGTAACTAA